From the Vanacampus margaritifer isolate UIUO_Vmar chromosome 14, RoL_Vmar_1.0, whole genome shotgun sequence genome, the window TGACTTTGAGGTGACGGACTTCTTCCTGTTCGGATCTCCTCTGGGCCTGGTCCTCGCCCTCAGGAAGACGGTGGTGCCCTCGTTGGACGGTGAGGACGAAATCTTAGCGATTCCATTTTCACAGCCTCTCATTGACTGGGTGTTAAACTCATGTCAAGCCAACAGGTGGCGCTATCCATAAGGTCTTTGTAGTGAATGCAATTGGCTGATGTTTTGTCTTCCGGGTGCGCTCAGTGACGGCGCTGCGTCCGGCCTGCCAGCAGGTGTACAACCTGTTCCACCCAGCAGACCCATCGGCCTCCCGCCTGGAGCCTCTCCTGGACAAACGCTTCCACGTGCTGCCCCCCTTCAGCGTCCCCCGCTATCAGTGCTTTCCTCTCGGGGACGGACACTCGGCGCTCCTGGGTGGGCTGCTTTAATCCTTAGTGTTTAGGTCCAATTTGACCTTGTTTATGGCCGTGCGTTTCCTTTTCTAATGACAATTTTGTCCCTCCAGTGGAGACGATGCAGAGCAACCCGCAGCTCCTGATGGAGCCGACACTCCATCGCAGTCAGGAGACTGGCGTGAATGAGACATGTATCCCCGTGCCCGTCCTCAACTGGCCGTCCTCCGGTGGGTACCCACCGCCTCCTCCCGGTGTCATGTTGGCCCGTGTTTCCGAACCTTTTATCGAGCCACAACTGACCTGCGTATCCACTTTTTGATGCTGTGCCAAGTAAAATCTGGGAATCGGAAAACCTTGACCTCACAGTTTAGTTTGGATGCCTGCTTTGTTTCTCCGCAGCAGACGGCAGCGCTCACATTTCAGTGGACACTGCGTACCCGCCCCCGTCCACGTCTCCTGGGGTACCGCACATCCGTTGCCACCGCCGAGCGAGCGAGGCCAGCCTGGCCAGCCAGGTGTCGGGCTTGGCAGACTCCTACGCCGCCTCTAACATCGCCAACAGTAAGTCGGCCTCCGCACTGTGCTCGGGACGCTCGCTTTTTTGATGCCTTAACGTCCTCTCAGCCGGCCGGGTGAAAAAAAGGCCCAGTCTTCGGCTGCCCATTATCTACCATAAACTCGCCTCCCGGACACCGTCGTTGCGCTCGTGCAGGAAAACCTGGCAGGTGCTCCCGAGAGCCGCCGAGTCGGAGCTCAGCTCGGACGCCGGCTCGGATTGCGTCACTGACCTCGCAGACGTCACCTCACCCGGGGCACTAAAGAACTTGGAGCAAGGTACCCTGGGATGTGTAGTGCGAGGACACGAGCTCCTTCCTCGACCCCCTGAGctgtcctcttcctcttctgaTAGTCTTCCTCAATAGGCGAGGCGACACCTGCCGTCCTTTGGTGCCAGACTCGGCCATGACCTGTTCATCCAATCTCTAGTTTGATTGTGACTTTCTGTCTCTAGCGTTCCTCTCTTTGTCTTATTAGGCAGGAATTGGAAAGTCACTTTTCCACCAAGTCCTCTCCATAATCCAGTGATTCCAACAAGTCCTGAGCATCAATCATAAGAACTGCGCTCTGAACAGGACTGGACTTGTTAGTGGAAACATGGCTTAAAAGTCCGCTTGTATGTTTCCAACATCGTCTCATTGGACTCTTGCAGTTGCGTCCCGTTGGTGGGGCAGCAAGCGGATGGACTACGCCCTCTACTGCCCCAATGCCCTGACGGCGTTTCCCACCGTGGCCCTGCCGCACCTCTTCCATGCCTCGTACTGGGAGTCCACAGACGTGGTGTCCTTCCTGCTCAGACAGGTTGGTCAGGTCTTCTACGTTAACCCGTATAGAGGTGCTTGGATATTGACGGTCCCTCTTGGGGATCTTTAGACCCGAAAACACCTGCTtcataaaaacagctggaaaaaATGATGCCGTCATGCTTGCACAGGTTATGAGGCATGAGAACTCCGGAATTCTGGAACTGAATGGTAAAGAAGTATCGGAGTTCACACCGTCCAAGCCCAGGGAGAAGTGGTTGCGCAAACGGACCCATGTCAAAATCCGGGTAAGTTTATAATCAACCTTTTGACCCAGGACAACCTATGGAATGTTTTCCCCCTTCTTGTTAGAATGTGACGGCCAACCACCGCGCGAATGACGCCGTGTTCACGGAGGGCGGTGGCCAGACGGTGACCGGTCGCTTCATGTACGGCCCGCTGGACATGGTGACACTTACAGGAGAGAAGGTAAGCGCCAAAACGTCCATGGCGGCGATCTCCCAAGATGAGCTGGATAACgccgtgttttttgttttgccgcAGATCGACATTCACATCATGACGCAGCCCCCCTCGGGCGAGTGGGTCTACTTCGATACGCAGCTCACCAACAGCAGCGGTCGCGTCTCGTACGCGCTCCCCGACAACAAGCGACTGGGCATTGGGGTCTATCCCGTCAAAATGGTGGTCAGGTACGTTGAAGGAGGAAGAATGCGACGTGTGAGGAATTTCCTCAGCTGGTGGGGAGCAGTGGGTCGACTGTCCCCGGGTGGAATTCCTTGGTAACACCCTGTTTGAGAGACAATGAATGCCAAGGAGCGGGCCGCTTCTGGTCAGAAGGCAATCAAAGAAATGACCTTCTTCCCGTttcgttccgtcttcaattccgcttatccggggttgggtggcgggggcagcagctttaggcagggaagcccagacttccctctccccagccacttcacccagctcctccgacgggatcccaaggcgttcccaggccagccgagagacgtagtctctccagcgtgtcctgggtcgtccctggggcctcccgccggtaggacatgcccggaacacctcgtccaggaggcatctgaaccagatgccccagccacctcaactggttcctcgcaacgtggaggagtagcggctcgatgctgagtccctcccggatgaccgagcttctcaccctatctctaagggagagcccggctaccctgcggaggaaactcattttggccgcttgtatccaggatcctgttctttcggtcacgacccacagctcgtgaccataggtgagggcatgaacgtagatcgaccagtaaatcgagagctttgcctttcggctcagctccttcttcaccacaacggaccgatacagcgtccgcatcactgcagacgctgcaccgatccgcctgtcgatctcccgctctaacctaccctcactcgtgaacaagctAGCTCTGGAAAATGACCTTCTCCTTTTGCAAAAGAAAAGTTTGGACTCAGTCTCTGTTCTTGATCTTGTCTCCAAGAAAATGTTCTGCTGTTGACCCTGACAGAACTCGACTAACTTCACATCAAATTCTTTCCATTTTTCCTTCGACAAGGGGCGACCACACGTTTGCCGACAGCTACCTCACCGTGGTTCCGCGCGGGACCGAATTTGTGGTGTTCAGCATCGACGGCTCGTTCGCCGCCAGCGTGTCCATCATGGGCAGCGACCCGAAGGTGCGAGCGGGAGCTGTGGATGTGGTCAGGTAAGGACTGTTGTCCTTTCCATTTTCCGTTTTGTTCAGTGGGATGATTACGATCCCTCAAAGGGAAATTTAGAACACAGCTTGCCGTATATTATTTACACATAGCCAAAAATCAGAGGATGGCAGTTTGGTTCCCATTCTGTCCATTTGTTATTTCCTTccgttttgaaaaaataaagttttttttcattgttttaaattcAGGTCAGGAATCGTCAACTTTTCTGCCAACCCTGTTAAAacggatctttgacgtctatagtcgtcaatggcagtgaacgagtgaAGGACATTAGAAAAACGTCTAAGTAAAGCGTGTATGTTGACGTGCGCATGTGCGTGGGCGTGTTAGGTACTGGCAGGACCTGGGCTACCTGATCGTTTATGTGACGGGACGTCCCGACATGCAGAAGCAGCGCGTGGTGGCGTGGCTCTCGCAGCATAACTTCCCGCACGGCGTGGTCTCCTTCTGCGAGGGCCTGGTTCACGACCCGCTCCGCCACAAGGCCAACTTCCTCAAGTGCCTCGTCGGCGAGGTGGGCGTGGAAAATTAAGAAAAGAGGACGGagaaaattaagaaaaaggAACCCTCTGAGAGGTTTACTTCCTCACTTACTCTATCTCGATGCTCTCAGGCCCAGATGAGGATCTTTGCCGCCTACGGTTCCAGCAAGGATATTTCCGTGTACGCCAACGTTGGCCTACCACCGTCGCACATCTACATAGTCggaagacccacaaaaaagatGCAACACCAGTGTCAGGTATGATCATTAGGGAAAACGTTAAGTATTTATCCACCAGTCTTTCAAACAAACTAAGGAGTGTGGCATGGTCCCCCTTCCGTTGAGACCACCATGGGGGGTCTAGAAACACTCCTGGAAGCGATATGATCTAAGTGACCATGATGGTTATCTATTCCAGTTCATTCCTGATGGCTACGCCTCCCACCTGTCCCAGCTGGAGTACAACCAGCGTTCCCGTCCCGCCAAGTCGGCCAGCGCCCGCATGGTCCTGCGCAAGGGCAGCTTCGGGCTGGGCGCCGCCTCGGGGGACTTCCTGCGCAAGCGCAACCACATGTTTCGCACCATTTCCTCGCAGCAGCCCGGGGGCCCGCCCTCCGGCTCGCCAAAGCCCCCGGGCCGGACGGAGCGAACGCAGAGCCAGTGCGAGACGGAGCGCGGCATGACGGCGGCGGTTGGCACGGCGCAGCGGAGCATGAGCGTGGCGGCCGGATGTTGGGGACGCAGCGGGAGCGGCAAGGAGGGAAGCGCGGGGTTATACGGCCACAAATAAGATGGTGCGAAAGCGGCTGGAGCCACCGTGATCTCAAAGAAGGAGTGGACTCAACACGACTGTGTAGCATGACTCTTTTACACTAACATTTTTATATAGGCTAGGAAAAGGAAGGTTTCAATCCATTCATGTAACAAGCCTTAAGCTAACATCATCAtccacaacacaaacacacagtatacattttatactgtataaaagCAGATCAACCGTTCAGTGTAACAACTCAGGTTCATTTCATATGACAAACATCGCCATAGTAATCCACTCTTCGTTTCCATTGGAAAGCAGTTGAGCATTTATTGCATTTCTTTTTGAGAAAGCTGTTTGTACGGTTTACTTTCCCGGGTTTTGCAGACTTGATTGTCGGGCATGTAAGCAAAATGTTTCTGTCCAAACCTCATTGTTCTTAATCAGCGCAAAAGCTTGTTTCAAAGGAAGCGCCCACCGTGCAGCTCCGATTatggccttttcacactgcacttagcaccGTGCagcactcattcattcattttgtgtatgGCGGAGTGATTTCAGAGTGTTAACGACAATAGACCAACCAGCAGGAAAAGCCACCTTGTGGTTGGCTGCTTCGTAAGgatttccaaatatgggcaaacTTGCACTGCAGTAtcggtactttttttttttttaatataacagGCTTTGTTGAGCACCAGAATTATTTTGTCACTTTGTGACCTTTAAGATTTCAGAAGCTGAGAAAAGCAAGTACTGATCAGCTGAAAATTACGCGATTGGATTACTACTATAAGGCCAAAAAGGGGCACTATGTTAGGAAAAACGTTACAAGAccgaataaatgctcaaactgtTTTCCAAACTTGTTTCCGCCGACCTACGAGACACACCATTGCCCCGAGTGTAACATACAGTATGCTTATTTATACATACAAGACTTCCATTTTCCTTCAGCGTGGCCAACAAGGCCTTAAGCATGTCACCGTTCACAGCGCTAAACCCTTTAGAGTGCTTAGCTTTGCAATACCTCTCATCGACCTGCTGGTGGCGCTGTGGTCCTCCTATGtactgctgctgctactgctgctgctgctgctgggagTTTCTACTTTTTGctcctttttcaaaaatatttaccgCTTGAATGTTTAACGTGTGTAATTTTCCAATCTTTTTCCACGTGGATTCTCGTGACAAGCTGGCACCATGACGTTTACATGCCTCGCCAATAGGGGGCAGCGTAGcaaagtcatgtgatttatcatcagaaaagattacaaatttcaATAATATTTCATGCAAGGATAATATTGTCATGTCGAAAAAATGGCACAAAGATTTGTTGACATCACATACCAGAGTTAGACACGTTTCCGAAACTTGTGTCACGATGCTAGGTTGCTGTCTTAGCATTGCTacgtgaattttttaaataagctcatcaaaataaatgtcaagaATCAAGGCAGCCAGCACTTAAAATGTCATACAAATTCACACTGTTTACGTATTTGGCTCGGTTCTGCCGTTTTGCTTAGCAACATTGTCTAGACATGCTAACAATGGCAATTTTGGGGATTTGTTTGCCTCGTACAGTACGTTGGATTAAGACCGCACTTCCGTGGCGATGTTTGCTCCTCAGTTTGGTTCCAAGGAGCAATGCGGCATTACAAATGGACCTGGTGCTAGCTTGTAACGAAATGTATTAAAAGGCCTTAAAAGAATAAAGGGACGCTATCGCTAACACGCCAGTGCAAAAGCCAAATGATCCTTTCACACTGTAGTTAATCAACTGCGTAACCTCCCTCGTTGAGAAAAAATACTTTAACTCTGTAGTGcatgtcttatttatttatagattcCATTCATTTCAGGGGATTAAGATAATTATGTAAATGTGCCAAATAGTGGACAGtacatatttattgttattttagaaGGAAGGGGGCGCTATTGTACAGTGTTATTGGACTTGGAAGAAAAAGTGATTAATGCTGCAAATGAAAAGGAGGCGTCATTGTGGTCAAAAGAAGTCGAATGTGTCACACGGTGTACATACTGTAAAGATGTATAATGATGATGTACGGCTGACTTACCTGCTCCAGAGTTATTTGTTTACCTAAAAGATCACCATGTAACCACGCCATCCTTGCATTTCaggtgaaatatatatatatttgaaatatgTAGCATCCTGTTGTCAGTCGTCAAAGTCATTGGAGACACATGCGAATAAAACAAGGGTGGGAACATTTGTGAGCTTAATGgccacattttgatttttttaaacatacttatGGGCTTggtcatttgaagattttttttttttttttttacaaaaataaataaaatcgcaaAATAATTTAGCCATAAtcagacaggacaggacaggaggcatctaaaaatagataaaatacataataaaatcaCTAAGTTCAACCACAGGacgtagcttttttttttattatcattattattgttactacAGCAAATGAAATTCACTGAGTGTGAAAGTTTGATTACAGCGACCCCAATAGGCCGTTTGATGCAGTACAAGCTCGTAGCTCATCAATGGATCAATGAAGAACAGGATTAATGTAAACACAAtggcttttcttcttctttttttttttttttttttacatgtcaacTCAACATGTCCCCCCCGCGCACACACTTCTTATAAAAGACATAGAAAACCTTCATACAAGTGTTAATGATAATCCACAAAGACTCCTTTCAGCTGCACACAGTACCGACTCGGCTAATTGTTCAAGGAAGgcaaatttaataatttttatcaTCCCTTTAATGAAACGTAATACCTGgcctacatttttgttattctATGTAAAATACATTCTACATTtttgtagaattttttatttctaaaaaatcttagaaaatctttttttcacccTAAATCCGAACctttatgttattttaaatgGATAATTGTCAGCttgcaattttgattttttcccccattttttaaattttgaagtAAATTTCACAATTTTGATAAACCcttccccccacaaaaaaaataaactacttACATCATTCTAGAGAATTCTTTCAAACCAAAATTTTACATTGAGGGCTTTATTTGGAAACTTTTGTTTTAGTCCAAATTTTGTGTACTTCTTAAGGACAATCTTTATTTTGGAttgtcacattttcaaattttaaaatatttttttttgtgaaattttcaaactaaactttagtttgaattattttttttaaccaaacgaAGGCCTGtagcattttgaaatgtttttaattgcatttaaattgcattttcttCCCCCATCGAAAAGATGATTtaggtttttattttggaatgattattttattattttcaacacTATTTTCAAGTCTaaatttatgtaattttaaaagATGATCGGCAATTATAGGGGAAATTACTCTATTTAATGCAAGTTTCACGTTTAGGGCAAATTAAaggttttgtattttattggggaaaaaacatttgtgttgtgtttgtgcattGTGACCTTTACTGCaaaatcttctctttttttcacaaattaaatTGTGCTGTCACTTCATTTATAATCTTCCTTTACAATCACTTTATTTAtattctctctttattttttctaatcAAAATTTTACATCTTTCGTAAGGGCAGTCATGGAGCTTCATTATTAGTCAACCTCAAACGTCACGTAGTCGCCCTACGTTCAAaggcttgaaaaaataaataaataaaaataaattaaaaatgatgtaCCAACCAGTAGATGACTGCGAAATGCAAAGGGTCTGCgggggatgatgatgatgatgatgatgatgatgatgacaaagaaGTGTGTACAGCAGAGACGAAACACATAGAAGACGAGCTGCTGCCTCCCTTTTGGAtatttctttgtgtgtgcgtgtgtctaaAGTGCACGAGGCCTCTTGGGGGTGATTTGTTGGCTAGCTTGTTCCTCCTCCTGCAGCGCACAGCGGAAAGACTTGACTTTATCTGAAAGGAAAAGAAGCGGCTCAGAGCTCGCCAGTAAGGCGACGCGGCGCCTCGACTGGAGTTTTTACCTCTCAGCTCGGTGAGGATGTCAATCTTCTGCTCCAGGATTTGCTCCAGCTGCGTAGCGTACGACTCCACGTCATAGTCCACCTCCTCTGTCATCTCCAGCAGcaccttctcctcctccaggcAGCGGATGGACTCCTGGAATCGCAACACATTGCGATGGAAACCACAAATTCATGATCCACATCATACAAACTACATTTAAAGGTTATTGGCCGTCTCAACTGCTCCGTAAGCTGCCGTGATAGTAAAACCGGCAACTATCACGATCTGAATCCTGACCTGGAAGACTGCCCTGTGGTCCTCCAGAACCTGCTCCTCCATCTCCACCAGCTGCGACACCGCCTCATGGAAGGTGAAAAGCTGCGGGGAGACCTCCTCCTCCTGCAGATGAACACACGCTGGCGGTTAAACGGAGATCTCCGCAAACTTCTGCGACGTCACGCTCACGTTCTGCTCGCAGAGCAGCTTGAGGTCGTCTCTCTGCGGGGAGCTGCCCACGC encodes:
- the pitpnm2 gene encoding membrane-associated phosphatidylinositol transfer protein 2 — translated: MLIKEYRIPMPMSVDEYRIAQLYMIQKKSREESCGEGSGVEILENKPYQDGPGGSGQYTHKVYHIGKHIPSWFCSILPQAALRVEEESWNAYPYTRTRYTCPFVEKFSIDIETYYMPDTGDQLDVFSLSSAEKRQRTVDPIDIVKDYIAPHEYLAEEDPRLYQSLKTRRGPLSEDWIEEINRSPGDRSVMCAYKLCKVEFRYWGMQSKIERFIHDVGLRKVMVRAHRQAWCWQDEWYGLTIEDIRTLELETQLALAKKMAQYSLSDEGGPETNGCPAPQDQEREQEPRAAAGSAVEAEAGGVNPGVLDNRGELTKQWSTSSRSSNRSSKRGGSPSHHSLSEWRMQSIARESDDSTDDEFFDAHDSFSDGEEAFPKEITKWSSNDLMDKMETIEADEVQESLYPESGGEFGVMTNEETHAEVSQQCLQPSKIHVLILVLHGGNILDTGSGEQNSKQGDVNTLSGAFETVMRVHYPAALGRIAIRTVPCPAVCVEAFSLVSNLSPYSYDEGCLSSSQDHIPLAALPLLATSAPQYQDAVAAVILRANQVYADFIRSLEGASFNGQVCVIGDCVGGILGFDALCSSSVLVLESPNSSRRGSAISVQDTELLSPGIVINSASPSSPSLEGSRHLSRSNIDIPRCSGPDDPKKQLPRKRSDSSTYEFDTIKHHHAFLSSLHSSVIHAETCSRRSSSSTMLDGGSLGKFDFEVTDFFLFGSPLGLVLALRKTVVPSLDVTALRPACQQVYNLFHPADPSASRLEPLLDKRFHVLPPFSVPRYQCFPLGDGHSALLVETMQSNPQLLMEPTLHRSQETGVNETCIPVPVLNWPSSADGSAHISVDTAYPPPSTSPGVPHIRCHRRASEASLASQVSGLADSYAASNIANTGRVKKRPSLRLPIIYHKLASRTPSLRSCRKTWQVLPRAAESELSSDAGSDCVTDLADVTSPGALKNLEQVASRWWGSKRMDYALYCPNALTAFPTVALPHLFHASYWESTDVVSFLLRQVMRHENSGILELNGKEVSEFTPSKPREKWLRKRTHVKIRNVTANHRANDAVFTEGGGQTVTGRFMYGPLDMVTLTGEKIDIHIMTQPPSGEWVYFDTQLTNSSGRVSYALPDNKRLGIGVYPVKMVVRGDHTFADSYLTVVPRGTEFVVFSIDGSFAASVSIMGSDPKVRAGAVDVVRYWQDLGYLIVYVTGRPDMQKQRVVAWLSQHNFPHGVVSFCEGLVHDPLRHKANFLKCLVGEAQMRIFAAYGSSKDISVYANVGLPPSHIYIVGRPTKKMQHQCQFIPDGYASHLSQLEYNQRSRPAKSASARMVLRKGSFGLGAASGDFLRKRNHMFRTISSQQPGGPPSGSPKPPGRTERTQSQCETERGMTAAVGTAQRSMSVAAGCWGRSGSGKEGSAGLYGHK